GTTTGGATATTACTACGATTCAAAAGACAAGAAATATCAAGTTCGACCACATACAATCTCAGTACAGAAATTTAAAAGGAAACTTCGACAACTAACAAAGCGAAACTGGAGCATTCCGTTAGACTACCGAATATTGAAACTAAAACAAGTAATATTTGGTTGGGTAAATTACTTTAGAACTGCAAACATGAAAACGGCTATGCGTGAAATTGATAAGAAACTACGCTCAAGAATAAGAGTAATCATTTGGAAACAGTGGAAGGTACCAAGAAAACAGATAAGGTCACTAATCCAATTGGGGATACCCGAAGAAGAAGCCAAGGGCTTAACATTCTGTAGGAAAGGTTATCGATTTATCGGATTATCTAAAGTTGTTCAAAGAGCAATTTCAAATAAAAGGCTAGAGCAGAGGGGAATACCCTCTGCTCTACAACGTTACTTAAAAGTACACACTGTAATATAAATTGAAACGCCGTATACGAGATCCGTACGTACGGTGTTGTGAGAGGGGCGAAAATTAGTTAACTTATTTTCCCTCTACTCGATTGATTTTTTAAAATATTATTGACAATAACTACTGACTGTACTATATTAATTTAATATAAAACAAACTGTTATAGTACAACGAGGGGATGATTTAATGTCAATGTATAGAGAAGGTTATGATTATTACGTGAATAAATGTTTGGAATTCGACATTGAACCTATTAATTTTTATTATTATATTTCGCATTTAACTAAGGAACAGTTAGATCACTTTAACAAACAAGCGCTTATATTGAAAGGGTGAGCAGAAGATGGTTGATTATCGTATTGGCTATGAATATTATAAAGTAGCATGTTTACAGCATAAATTGGAGCCGGTGAATTTTCATTATTTTATTTTGAATTTAACTCAACAACAGTTAGATGCATACAATGAAAGAGCCGAAAAGAAAAGAGGTCGTGTTTTTGAAAATTAAAAAGCTACAACAATAGTAACCTTGCAAATGATATTAAGAATTCGTAAGGTTACTATTTTATTAACAAAAAAGAAGCCCTAATAAAAACCCAACTATCAATATATTTGAAGGATAGCACGAGATAATATTAGGACATCATTCATTTAATATGTTTTTAAAAGTCTTGGTGCAGATGTAAAAAATAGAGAACCAATTAACCCAGTAAGTATGATAGCAGGTATCATATACGATCCATTATATAGTATCGTGTATACCCATACATTTTGATCGCCTGCGTATTCATAAAAGAAAACTGCTCCTGCAATTGTATGTGCAGCGTATCGAAGTAAGCCGCCTACAATAGTTCCAAGGATAATGAATATACTTATTTTTTTCTTGTTTAAAATTTTTACTGCATTTAGAATCTGAGTACGGAATATTCCTGCTAATCCAACTACAGGAAATGCTACTACGTAATCAAGCAATCCTTGTACCCAGTGAACGACTAAGCCACCTAATGCAATCTGTATGACTCCAATCAAGAACCCAGTTGAAACGCCAGCTACTAACCCCCAACGAATTGCCATTAAAATAATTGGTAGCATAACAAAACTAATTGAGCCACCTTGTGCCCAGATGGAGAATGAAATTTGGTCTAATACTAGCCCCACACCAGCAAAAATTGCAATTTCAACGAGCATTAATAATTTTGATTTGTTCATAACAACTCTCCTCTCTTTTATTCCGATGTAGAACAACATGAGAAGGAATAGAAAACTAGTAAACATTTAACTCCAATTTTTAATTTCGTATAAAAAAATGAAAAAATGGCGCCAGGACAAAAGCCTGACACCAATATGGAGTCGGTTTCTATCCACATCCCTACGCAAGTGTTAACTTACAGGTTCGAAGGGTAAGTGCAATACGTGCACAGTCTCAGCTGACTTCATCAGCGCCCCTTGTGGGTAATACATCAAATAAATTGTTTGAACAGTATTATTTTACCAAAAAACGTGTATTTATCAAGCTAATCTAATATTTATTTTTATAATAAATACGAGTATATATTTTGAAATTTTCTACATTTTTCGTCAAAATTCCACAAGACTCATTGTAAAAGATTTTCAAATAATATAATATGGATTAAAGCATACATAATTAGTATTTTTATAGTTTTCTCAATTTCAATTGGGATTGGAGAGGATTTTTTTGATAAATCAACTCAGTACATCTACTAAACCAACTATTGAAATGACATTTGAAGAGTTAAAAGATATTAAGTCGGCATTAGATGAATCTGTTATTTTAGCAGTGACAGATGCAAAAGGGATTATTACTGATGTAAATGAACGGTTTTGTCACATTTCAAAATATACTCGAGAAGAGCTAATCGGGCAAAATCATCGTATTTTAAATTCCGGATACCATCCAAAATCCTTTTTTAAGGAGATGTGGAATACTATTGGGAAAGGGAATACGTGGAACGCTGAAATATGTAATCGTGCAAAGGATGGATCCCTTTATTGGGTTCAAACAACGATTGTACCTTTTTTAAATGAGAAAGGAAAACCATATCAATACATTTCTATTCGAACTGACATTACAGCGCAAAAAAATATTAAAATTATTAGCCATTTTGCAAATCATGATGATTTGACTGGACTACCAAATAGAAGAAATTTATCACAACGATTAAATTACTATATAAAAGAGGCAAAAAAAGAAAATACCAAGTTTGCGTTATTCTTTATTGATGTTAATCGCTTTAGACATATAAACGATTCCCTAGGCCATAATATCGGTGATTTATTTTTAGTAGAGGTTGCTGAAAGATTTAGAGAAATAGATGAACAAGGTAATTCTTTCTTTCGTTTAAATGGGGATGAATTTGTTTATATATTAAAAGACATAAATAAAATTCAGGAAATGCAATCGAAAATAATCTCCATCTTTAAAAAGCCATTTCATTTTGAAACGTATGAATTTTTAACTAGTATTTCTATTGGTATTAGTATTTTCCCAGATCACGGTAAAGAAA
Above is a genomic segment from Lysinibacillus sp. PLM2 containing:
- the thiT gene encoding thiamine transporter ThiT; the protein is MNKSKLLMLVEIAIFAGVGLVLDQISFSIWAQGGSISFVMLPIILMAIRWGLVAGVSTGFLIGVIQIALGGLVVHWVQGLLDYVVAFPVVGLAGIFRTQILNAVKILNKKKISIFIILGTIVGGLLRYAAHTIAGAVFFYEYAGDQNVWVYTILYNGSYMIPAIILTGLIGSLFFTSAPRLLKTY